Proteins encoded together in one Pongo abelii isolate AG06213 chromosome 8, NHGRI_mPonAbe1-v2.0_pri, whole genome shotgun sequence window:
- the FXYD4 gene encoding FXYD domain-containing ion transport regulator 4 isoform X1 — protein sequence MKKIDVSMKDTGEGAVRNLQSHTVGLTALEANDPFANKDDPFYYDWKNLQLSGLICGGLLAIAGIATVLSGKCKCKSSQKQHSPVPEKAIPLITPGSATTC from the exons ATGAAGAAAATAGATGTGTCCATGAAG GACACTGGTGAAGGAGCAGTGAGGAACCTGCAGAGTCACACAGTTG GCCTGACTGCCTTGGAAGCCAACGACCCATTTG CCAATAAAGACGATCCCTTCTACTATG ACTGGAAAAACCTGCAGCTGAGCGGACTGATCTGCGGAGGGCTCCTGGCCATTGCTGGGATTGCGACAGTTCTGA gtGGCAAATGCAAATGCAAGAGCAGCCAGAAGCAGCACAG TCCTGTACCTGAGAAAGCCATCCCACTCATCACTCCAG GCTCTGCCACTACTTGCTGA
- the FXYD4 gene encoding FXYD domain-containing ion transport regulator 4 isoform X2, producing the protein MKKIDVSMKDTGEGAVRNLQSHTVGLTALEANDPFDWKNLQLSGLICGGLLAIAGIATVLSGKCKCKSSQKQHSPVPEKAIPLITPGSATTC; encoded by the exons ATGAAGAAAATAGATGTGTCCATGAAG GACACTGGTGAAGGAGCAGTGAGGAACCTGCAGAGTCACACAGTTG GCCTGACTGCCTTGGAAGCCAACGACCCATTTG ACTGGAAAAACCTGCAGCTGAGCGGACTGATCTGCGGAGGGCTCCTGGCCATTGCTGGGATTGCGACAGTTCTGA gtGGCAAATGCAAATGCAAGAGCAGCCAGAAGCAGCACAG TCCTGTACCTGAGAAAGCCATCCCACTCATCACTCCAG GCTCTGCCACTACTTGCTGA
- the FXYD4 gene encoding FXYD domain-containing ion transport regulator 4 isoform X4, protein MERVTLALLLLAGLTALEANDPFDWKNLQLSGLICGGLLAIAGIATVLSGKCKCKSSQKQHSPVPEKAIPLITPGSATTC, encoded by the exons ATGGAGAGAGTGACCCTGGCCCTTCTCCTACTGGCAG GCCTGACTGCCTTGGAAGCCAACGACCCATTTG ACTGGAAAAACCTGCAGCTGAGCGGACTGATCTGCGGAGGGCTCCTGGCCATTGCTGGGATTGCGACAGTTCTGA gtGGCAAATGCAAATGCAAGAGCAGCCAGAAGCAGCACAG TCCTGTACCTGAGAAAGCCATCCCACTCATCACTCCAG GCTCTGCCACTACTTGCTGA
- the FXYD4 gene encoding FXYD domain-containing ion transport regulator 4 isoform X3 yields MERVTLALLLLAGLTALEANDPFANKDDPFYYDWKNLQLSGLICGGLLAIAGIATVLSGKCKCKSSQKQHSPVPEKAIPLITPGSATTC; encoded by the exons ATGGAGAGAGTGACCCTGGCCCTTCTCCTACTGGCAG GCCTGACTGCCTTGGAAGCCAACGACCCATTTG CCAATAAAGACGATCCCTTCTACTATG ACTGGAAAAACCTGCAGCTGAGCGGACTGATCTGCGGAGGGCTCCTGGCCATTGCTGGGATTGCGACAGTTCTGA gtGGCAAATGCAAATGCAAGAGCAGCCAGAAGCAGCACAG TCCTGTACCTGAGAAAGCCATCCCACTCATCACTCCAG GCTCTGCCACTACTTGCTGA